The following coding sequences are from one Triticum aestivum cultivar Chinese Spring chromosome 5A, IWGSC CS RefSeq v2.1, whole genome shotgun sequence window:
- the LOC123103689 gene encoding probable ubiquitin receptor RAD23 isoform X1 — protein MKVSVKTLKGSKFEIEVNPADKVSDVKKLIETSQGQNVYPADQQMLIYQGSVLKDETTLEENKVVENNFLVIMLRQNKGSSSAAPAKSKEPSNQAPPTQTVPATPASQAPATPAPQAVAAQAPIVPVSAPGPAATASPAPAVAVSTEAETYGQAASNLVAGGTLEATIQSILEMGGGTWDRDTVLRALRAAFNNPERAVEYLYSGIPEPMEIPAPPPSAQPADPALASQAAQPAVASSGPNASPLDLFPQALPNASANAAGEGNLDVLRNNAQFRSLLSLVQANPQILQPLLQELGKQNPQILQLIQDNQAEFLRLINEPAEGDEDENLLEQFAEGVPQTIAITPEENEAILRLEGMGFDRALVLEVYFACNKDETLAANYLLDHMNEFDDGAPQ, from the exons ATGAAGGTCTCCGTGAAGACGCTCAAGGGCTCCAAATTCGAGATCGAAGTGAACCCCGCCGACAAG GTTTCTGATGTAAAGAAGCTCATTGAGACTTCACAAGGGCAGAATGTGTACCCAGCTGATCAACAAATGCTCATATACCAAGGGTCAGTTCTTAAGGACGAGACTACGCTGGAGGAAAACAAAGTTGTTGAAAACAACTTTCTTGTGATAATGCTTAGACAG AATAAGGGCTCATCAAGTGCAGCTCCAGCTAAATCCAAGGAACCCTCAAATCAG GCACCCCCTACTCAGACAGTGCCTGCTACTCCTGCCTCTCAAGCACCAGCCACACCAGCACCTCAAGCAGTGGCTGCGCAAGCACCTAT TGTACCTGTCAGTGCTCCTGGTCCAGCTGCCACCGCCTCCCCAGCTCCTGCTGTTGCTGTCTC CACTGAAGCAGAAACTTATGGTCAGGCTGCTTCAAACCTTGTCGCGGGAGGCACCCTAGAGGCAACAATTCAGTCAATTCTTGAAATGGGTGGTGGAACATGGGACAGAGACACTGTGTTGCGTGCCCTACGTGCTGCATTCAACAACCCGGAGCGGGCTGTTGAGTATTTATATTCT GGTATTCCTGAGCCGATGGAGATTCCTGCACCACCACCAAGTGCCCAGCCAGCTGATCCTGCCCTGGCTTCGCAAGCAGCTCAACCTGCAGTTGCCTCTTCCGGTCCTAATGCTAGCCCCTTGGACCTCTTCCCTCAA GCCCTGCCAAATGCTTCAGCAAATGCTGCTGGTGAAGGAAATCTGGATGTTTTGCGTAACAATGCACAATTCCGAAGCTTACTTTCTTTAGTGCAGGCCAACCCTCAAATCTTACAG CCATTGCTTCAAGAGCTGGGAAAGCAAAACCCTCAGATTTTGCAGCTGATTCAGGACAACCAAGCAGAGTTCCTTCGTTTAATCAATGAGCCAGCTGAGGGCGATGAAGACGA GAATCTCCTAGAGCAGTTTGCTGAGGGTGTGCCTCAGACCATAGCTATCACtcctgaggagaatgaagctatactTCGT CTTGAAGGAATGGGCTTTGACCGGGCGCTTGTTCTGGAGGTGTACTTCGCCTGCAACAAGGACGAGACCCTGGCCGCAAACTACCTGTTAGACCACATGAACGAGTTTGACGACGGAGCGCCGCAGTAA
- the LOC123103689 gene encoding probable ubiquitin receptor RAD23 isoform X2, translating into MKVSVKTLKGSKFEIEVNPADKVSDVKKLIETSQGQNVYPADQQMLIYQGSVLKDETTLEENKVVENNFLVIMLRQNKGSSSAAPAKSKEPSNQAPPTQTVPATPASQAPATPAPQAVAAQAPIAPGPAATASPAPAVAVSTEAETYGQAASNLVAGGTLEATIQSILEMGGGTWDRDTVLRALRAAFNNPERAVEYLYSGIPEPMEIPAPPPSAQPADPALASQAAQPAVASSGPNASPLDLFPQALPNASANAAGEGNLDVLRNNAQFRSLLSLVQANPQILQPLLQELGKQNPQILQLIQDNQAEFLRLINEPAEGDEDENLLEQFAEGVPQTIAITPEENEAILRLEGMGFDRALVLEVYFACNKDETLAANYLLDHMNEFDDGAPQ; encoded by the exons ATGAAGGTCTCCGTGAAGACGCTCAAGGGCTCCAAATTCGAGATCGAAGTGAACCCCGCCGACAAG GTTTCTGATGTAAAGAAGCTCATTGAGACTTCACAAGGGCAGAATGTGTACCCAGCTGATCAACAAATGCTCATATACCAAGGGTCAGTTCTTAAGGACGAGACTACGCTGGAGGAAAACAAAGTTGTTGAAAACAACTTTCTTGTGATAATGCTTAGACAG AATAAGGGCTCATCAAGTGCAGCTCCAGCTAAATCCAAGGAACCCTCAAATCAG GCACCCCCTACTCAGACAGTGCCTGCTACTCCTGCCTCTCAAGCACCAGCCACACCAGCACCTCAAGCAGTGGCTGCGCAAGCACCTAT TGCTCCTGGTCCAGCTGCCACCGCCTCCCCAGCTCCTGCTGTTGCTGTCTC CACTGAAGCAGAAACTTATGGTCAGGCTGCTTCAAACCTTGTCGCGGGAGGCACCCTAGAGGCAACAATTCAGTCAATTCTTGAAATGGGTGGTGGAACATGGGACAGAGACACTGTGTTGCGTGCCCTACGTGCTGCATTCAACAACCCGGAGCGGGCTGTTGAGTATTTATATTCT GGTATTCCTGAGCCGATGGAGATTCCTGCACCACCACCAAGTGCCCAGCCAGCTGATCCTGCCCTGGCTTCGCAAGCAGCTCAACCTGCAGTTGCCTCTTCCGGTCCTAATGCTAGCCCCTTGGACCTCTTCCCTCAA GCCCTGCCAAATGCTTCAGCAAATGCTGCTGGTGAAGGAAATCTGGATGTTTTGCGTAACAATGCACAATTCCGAAGCTTACTTTCTTTAGTGCAGGCCAACCCTCAAATCTTACAG CCATTGCTTCAAGAGCTGGGAAAGCAAAACCCTCAGATTTTGCAGCTGATTCAGGACAACCAAGCAGAGTTCCTTCGTTTAATCAATGAGCCAGCTGAGGGCGATGAAGACGA GAATCTCCTAGAGCAGTTTGCTGAGGGTGTGCCTCAGACCATAGCTATCACtcctgaggagaatgaagctatactTCGT CTTGAAGGAATGGGCTTTGACCGGGCGCTTGTTCTGGAGGTGTACTTCGCCTGCAACAAGGACGAGACCCTGGCCGCAAACTACCTGTTAGACCACATGAACGAGTTTGACGACGGAGCGCCGCAGTAA